Proteins encoded by one window of Porphyromonas vaginalis:
- a CDS encoding leucine-rich repeat protein — translation MNKLITRCIAFLALLLCAGAGISSVFAQEGRISMTFAGQVGSEYKLLLMGRQDGTVKFVWGDGTSETKDLYKNKATAIKAQLIDRTLTIEGDVAVLECSGNNLLKLDVSQMPQLTDLISRKNFHEVLDLTKSTKLRYLLLQDSQVKSLDLSHCAQLDSIVCTNNNKLRSLALPQQAPQLKKLDLSTCPFISSVNLKGMPRLEYLDLSGLALTELDLSQNLELTYLVAGKSFMGVITQLTLPSPSKLKTVLLPYIGLTKLDLSGSPLLETLMVSYSESLSELNLTGLDKLKFLDCQGCAFTQLDLSGCPNLEVLACNNNSLTELNCSKMKRLKDVACYSNKLKKIDLSDCYSLTSLDCSVNPTLETLQLSPSIQSLDVSQCALKEIPGLNQLSRLKTLTCVDNKLTELDLSSAYGLEVLSCPKNQIKDLSSVTQLFALKSITVSDNPITALTLPNAYNIYFVKIDGTALDACALNALYRSLRERRDEDSKNDLGGCMLFNGTPAAPKSKTQIAVQKGWMVSVEGDGSGCSEEGDDAFDVVYTNVAGRLQEDGPVEMWESATSIKIKGELNGSDLRVIRQFCGSDEYAAEVPHARIRKLDLSEARIVPGGVYYIKVDDQGTMREYVVPEGQETLLPDKLFYHCCSIEELVLPKNIREIGIGAFWKCIKLQKLSISDEVTRINSTAFGVCNALEQITLPRDLEYLGGYAFTYCANLKEVTIPEGVKVLNKRLFDNATSLTKVQLPSRMDAFEPEAFLGAEALQSVTIPNGIKTIPASCFDGCRALLEVTIPADVERIEETAFQDNNLLHTIHFSEGLKTIGLDAFKNCRSLKQLELPNSLQEIAMGAFQECESIGSIKFGAGLTHIGEKAFWHCHALQQLELPSSLEQLDYAAFAESTNLKRVTIGAAAPLLGQNPFLGCLKLQAFVVNDDNTAFATQDGVLYSKDFAILYAYPAGRTETALRLHDKTQTIEDFAFWFAPKLAEVTFPEHLTILGDTPFGGCKSLKRLTMLTSTPPQSSYENDPFEGVDRSQCELIVPKGSKADYEQSPIWRGFKIAEDTAIDAFPTERIELAVDGSSWRLSGIPSSYQTARVVDLTLRTLAEYPIAETTVAIDHTAMPSGSYLIILEGSTTQTRLVLKVCK, via the coding sequence ATGAATAAACTCATTACGCGTTGTATCGCATTTCTCGCCTTGCTGCTCTGTGCTGGGGCCGGGATTAGTTCAGTGTTCGCTCAGGAAGGGCGCATCTCCATGACCTTCGCTGGGCAGGTCGGATCTGAGTACAAGCTACTACTCATGGGACGACAAGACGGAACAGTCAAGTTCGTCTGGGGCGATGGCACCTCTGAGACAAAAGATCTCTACAAAAACAAAGCAACGGCTATCAAGGCCCAACTGATAGACCGCACGCTCACCATAGAGGGTGATGTCGCTGTCTTAGAGTGCTCGGGCAATAACCTCCTCAAGCTCGATGTATCGCAAATGCCCCAGCTGACAGACCTTATCTCTCGCAAGAACTTTCACGAGGTGCTGGATCTGACGAAAAGCACGAAGCTACGCTACCTCTTGCTACAAGACTCGCAAGTCAAGTCGCTCGACTTATCACACTGCGCGCAGCTAGACAGCATCGTCTGTACCAATAATAATAAGCTACGTAGCCTGGCACTACCTCAGCAAGCTCCTCAGCTGAAGAAGCTAGATCTGAGTACCTGTCCCTTTATCTCTTCGGTCAATCTCAAGGGAATGCCACGCTTGGAGTACCTCGACCTATCGGGACTGGCTCTGACAGAGCTAGATCTATCTCAAAACCTCGAGCTCACCTATCTAGTCGCTGGCAAGAGCTTCATGGGGGTTATCACCCAGCTCACACTACCCTCACCGAGCAAGCTAAAGACGGTCCTCCTACCTTATATCGGACTCACGAAGCTAGACCTATCAGGCTCGCCACTCCTAGAGACCCTGATGGTGAGCTATAGCGAGTCACTCTCGGAGCTCAACCTCACGGGACTAGACAAGCTCAAGTTTCTCGACTGTCAGGGATGTGCCTTCACACAGTTAGACCTCTCTGGCTGTCCTAATCTTGAGGTGCTGGCTTGCAATAACAACAGCCTGACCGAGCTCAACTGCTCCAAGATGAAGCGACTCAAAGATGTAGCCTGCTACTCCAACAAGCTCAAGAAGATCGATCTAAGCGACTGCTACTCACTCACTTCTCTCGACTGCTCAGTCAATCCTACGCTAGAGACACTCCAGCTCTCACCAAGTATTCAGTCGCTCGATGTGAGCCAGTGTGCACTCAAAGAGATACCTGGTCTCAACCAGCTTAGTAGACTCAAGACTCTCACCTGTGTCGACAACAAGCTGACTGAGCTAGACCTCTCTAGTGCTTATGGGCTAGAGGTGCTCTCCTGTCCTAAGAATCAGATCAAGGATCTCTCGTCAGTCACACAGCTATTTGCCCTCAAGAGTATCACCGTGAGTGACAACCCTATCACGGCTCTCACGCTACCTAATGCCTACAATATCTACTTTGTCAAGATCGATGGTACGGCACTCGATGCTTGCGCACTCAATGCGCTATACAGATCGCTGAGAGAGCGTCGTGACGAAGACTCAAAGAACGACCTCGGTGGGTGTATGCTCTTTAACGGCACTCCTGCAGCTCCCAAGAGCAAGACCCAAATAGCTGTACAAAAGGGGTGGATGGTCTCTGTCGAGGGCGACGGGTCTGGTTGCTCCGAAGAGGGAGACGACGCCTTTGACGTAGTCTATACCAACGTCGCTGGACGACTCCAAGAGGATGGTCCCGTAGAGATGTGGGAGTCTGCTACCTCTATCAAGATCAAGGGCGAGCTAAACGGTAGTGACCTAAGAGTTATCCGCCAGTTCTGTGGCTCTGATGAGTATGCCGCAGAGGTTCCCCACGCGCGTATCCGCAAGCTAGACCTCTCGGAGGCTCGCATCGTACCTGGAGGCGTATACTACATCAAGGTTGATGACCAAGGCACGATGAGAGAGTATGTCGTACCCGAGGGGCAGGAGACGCTCCTACCGGACAAGCTCTTCTACCACTGCTGCTCTATCGAGGAGCTTGTACTACCTAAGAATATACGAGAGATAGGCATCGGAGCCTTCTGGAAGTGTATCAAGCTACAGAAGCTCTCTATCTCCGATGAGGTGACTCGTATCAATAGTACCGCCTTTGGGGTGTGCAACGCTCTTGAGCAGATTACCTTGCCACGTGACCTAGAGTACCTCGGGGGATACGCTTTCACCTACTGTGCTAACCTCAAGGAGGTAACTATCCCAGAGGGTGTCAAGGTGCTTAACAAGCGACTCTTTGACAATGCTACAAGCCTCACAAAGGTTCAGCTGCCTAGTCGGATGGATGCCTTTGAGCCAGAGGCATTCCTAGGTGCCGAGGCACTGCAGAGCGTCACGATACCTAACGGGATCAAGACGATCCCCGCCTCCTGCTTCGACGGCTGCCGTGCCCTCCTAGAGGTGACGATACCTGCCGATGTGGAGCGTATCGAAGAGACCGCTTTTCAGGACAACAACCTTCTGCACACGATACACTTCTCCGAGGGGTTGAAGACCATCGGTCTAGATGCTTTCAAAAACTGCCGAAGCCTCAAGCAACTGGAGCTACCCAACTCGCTACAAGAGATAGCAATGGGAGCCTTCCAAGAGTGTGAGTCTATAGGCTCCATCAAGTTTGGAGCAGGGTTGACACACATTGGCGAGAAGGCCTTTTGGCACTGCCATGCACTCCAACAGCTAGAGCTCCCCAGCTCTCTCGAGCAGCTAGACTATGCTGCGTTTGCTGAGTCGACGAACCTAAAGCGTGTGACCATCGGTGCTGCGGCACCACTGTTAGGTCAAAATCCCTTCCTCGGCTGCTTAAAGCTCCAGGCTTTTGTCGTAAACGACGACAATACGGCCTTTGCCACACAGGATGGTGTCCTATATAGCAAGGACTTTGCTATCCTCTACGCTTACCCTGCAGGTCGCACCGAAACTGCGCTGAGACTGCATGACAAGACTCAAACGATCGAGGACTTTGCCTTTTGGTTCGCACCGAAGCTGGCTGAGGTCACCTTCCCCGAGCACCTTACCATACTTGGCGACACACCTTTCGGAGGCTGTAAGAGTCTCAAGCGACTGACGATGCTGACAAGCACTCCTCCACAGTCGTCCTACGAGAATGATCCCTTTGAGGGAGTAGACCGGAGTCAGTGCGAGCTGATCGTTCCCAAGGGCAGCAAGGCTGACTATGAGCAGTCACCTATCTGGCGAGGCTTCAAGATCGCAGAGGACACTGCCATCGATGCCTTCCCGACAGAGCGCATAGAGCTAGCCGTGGACGGAAGTTCCTGGAGACTATCTGGTATACCCTCTAGCTATCAGACCGCTCGGGTCGTAGATCTGACACTCCGCACACTGGCTGAGTATCCTATCGCTGAGACGACCGTGGCGATAGACCACACAGCGATGCCATCAGGAAGCTATCTAATCATCCTAGAGGGCAGCACGACACAGACGAGACTAGTACTCAAGGTGTGCAAGTAG
- the porU gene encoding type IX secretion system sortase PorU — MRYRLLYIYRPICLLLVMLLATLLGLEAQSSSYAPLREGHWARLSVTRTGVHKVTFAALREAGIANPAEVRLFGRGGAMLSEVLEDNSLQLTPVPTYVADEAVYFYATGTTEWIPEVSQQTFRHQQNIYSNKGYYLATDRADLSAHRIDSQVAQQATEAAVRTSFLAHVVHEEDRHSLRASGRKLFGEPIGGHPLSVSLSLPTPLVSAAEGQLGVAYVGLPDKDQTLELTVQLGGETYQDVIRWSEDSSTSTYLAGIHHVKRFAAHLPSEAQSVEAQLQIAPAGRAAYLDYVTLVAPVALQYGGKGQLAFRNFSATPGAIAEHRIGMTGSAGALQLWERTAEGQVTSLSAAEQGGALTFTGAVTDGTGRPVEYTLFALTDAYPVEQVVTLPHGGVRLDTVPDYLMITTEALRPAAERLAIYHRAHSGLRVQVVTQQELFDEYNGGTPDATAYRLMLWDYKQRYEAEHGAGSYHPLLLLMGDGAYDNRKVSQDWSSRDLQQTEFLLTYQGENSTNVYSYSTDDYFGLLSEGQRGVGIGAQPLSVGIGRLTVRTLAEAEAVVDKIIRYDSEQVPGVWRTRACYVADNMDGYSHLSQADRIAQLMERLQPELIVSKVYMDAYAHKNVGGRTSVPDARRKLMGELQKGLLLLDYTGHGGPAAWSDEQILTQADIVRFDYPHLPVWITATCDFTNYDHPQTSAGESAMLNPTSGAIALYTTTRVVMDVANEQMNRALHESLFTPQADGFLRPMGIVMRDAKNGLISYDTTNKLNFFLLGDPALRLRMPAYETVLTELAGVSLDNLSEGEAVPLHAMDSVQVRGYVASSQGVVQGDFTGRLFVTVFDAKAQVKTHIDNAPGKDPDEIRTFEDYSGMLYAGIAEVKEGHFDFSFIVPKDLPYSGGNGKINLYAYSDAKGSEPYEAMGVSHAICVKPGVGEHSVVDTIPPEIRELYLGHPNFSMENPIGSTPLFVATLADASGINLSGTGVGHNMTLVVDGREDLTFNLNSSYTASEMEAGVGRVLYLLPELPDGDHTATFTVWDVCNNVTVRSFAFRVRAGQAPTVVESRARPGVLTADDPLIVEVYNNAPGVEVDVTIELYDYRGALVALSPQMVARSVYDTPALIRWEPKLQSGGALLPGLYIYRLRMTQGDSAPAYTSGKIVVR; from the coding sequence ATGAGATATAGACTCCTATATATATACAGACCTATTTGCCTGCTACTGGTCATGCTGCTTGCCACGCTGCTGGGACTGGAGGCACAGTCCTCATCCTATGCTCCGCTTCGTGAGGGGCACTGGGCGCGACTCTCTGTGACACGTACGGGCGTGCATAAGGTTACCTTTGCGGCACTGCGCGAGGCGGGCATTGCGAATCCTGCCGAGGTACGTCTCTTCGGACGAGGCGGAGCGATGCTCAGCGAGGTACTAGAGGATAACAGTTTGCAGCTGACGCCTGTCCCCACCTATGTGGCTGATGAGGCGGTCTACTTTTACGCTACGGGGACGACCGAGTGGATCCCTGAGGTGTCGCAGCAGACCTTCCGCCATCAGCAAAATATCTATAGCAACAAGGGGTACTACCTAGCGACCGATCGCGCGGATCTGTCAGCGCACCGTATCGACTCTCAGGTTGCGCAACAGGCTACGGAGGCGGCTGTGCGGACGAGCTTCTTGGCGCATGTGGTGCATGAGGAGGATCGCCACTCGCTGCGTGCCTCGGGACGTAAGCTCTTTGGCGAGCCGATCGGGGGGCATCCGCTCTCGGTATCGCTCTCGCTACCGACGCCATTGGTGTCTGCAGCTGAGGGACAGCTGGGTGTGGCTTATGTGGGGTTACCTGACAAAGATCAGACGCTGGAGCTGACGGTGCAGCTAGGTGGTGAGACCTACCAAGATGTCATCAGGTGGAGTGAGGATAGCTCCACGAGTACCTATCTGGCTGGGATCCATCATGTCAAGCGCTTTGCTGCGCACCTTCCCTCTGAAGCTCAGAGCGTGGAGGCGCAGCTACAGATAGCACCTGCAGGGCGGGCGGCTTATCTAGACTATGTGACACTGGTGGCACCAGTCGCTTTGCAGTATGGGGGCAAGGGGCAGTTGGCCTTTCGTAATTTCTCCGCAACGCCAGGCGCGATTGCCGAGCACCGCATCGGGATGACAGGCTCTGCTGGTGCGCTACAACTGTGGGAACGTACGGCCGAGGGGCAGGTAACGAGCTTGTCCGCAGCGGAGCAGGGTGGCGCCTTGACCTTTACGGGTGCGGTGACAGACGGGACGGGCCGTCCTGTGGAGTATACGCTCTTTGCTCTGACAGATGCTTATCCTGTGGAGCAGGTGGTGACACTGCCTCACGGAGGGGTGCGTCTAGACACGGTGCCGGACTATCTGATGATCACGACAGAAGCATTGCGCCCCGCAGCAGAGCGCTTGGCCATCTACCACAGAGCGCACTCGGGGCTACGGGTGCAGGTGGTGACGCAGCAGGAGCTTTTTGATGAGTATAATGGTGGCACGCCCGATGCGACGGCTTATCGCTTGATGCTGTGGGACTACAAGCAACGCTATGAGGCGGAGCATGGTGCGGGTAGCTACCACCCGTTGCTGCTCCTAATGGGCGATGGTGCATACGACAATCGAAAGGTATCGCAAGACTGGAGCTCACGGGACTTGCAGCAGACGGAGTTCCTGCTGACTTATCAAGGAGAGAACTCGACCAATGTCTACAGCTACTCGACGGATGACTACTTTGGTCTCCTCTCAGAGGGTCAGCGTGGTGTAGGTATCGGGGCTCAGCCCCTCTCGGTGGGTATCGGTCGTCTGACGGTACGGACGCTGGCTGAGGCTGAGGCAGTGGTGGATAAAATAATCCGCTACGATAGCGAGCAGGTGCCAGGGGTGTGGCGTACACGTGCTTGCTATGTAGCGGACAATATGGATGGTTACTCGCACCTAAGCCAGGCGGACCGCATTGCTCAGCTTATGGAGCGGTTGCAGCCAGAGCTGATCGTCTCTAAAGTCTATATGGATGCTTACGCGCACAAAAATGTGGGCGGGCGTACCTCGGTGCCAGATGCGCGCCGCAAGCTGATGGGCGAGCTACAGAAGGGGTTGCTCCTCCTAGACTATACGGGACACGGGGGGCCTGCAGCGTGGAGCGATGAGCAGATCTTGACGCAGGCAGATATTGTGCGCTTTGACTATCCCCACCTGCCGGTCTGGATCACGGCGACTTGTGACTTTACCAATTACGACCATCCGCAGACGTCGGCTGGGGAGTCGGCTATGCTCAATCCGACTAGTGGGGCTATCGCGCTCTACACGACTACGCGCGTGGTGATGGATGTAGCTAATGAGCAGATGAATAGGGCACTACATGAGAGTCTCTTTACGCCTCAAGCGGATGGTTTCCTTCGTCCTATGGGCATCGTGATGCGTGATGCGAAAAACGGTCTGATAAGCTACGATACGACGAATAAGTTGAACTTTTTCCTACTCGGCGATCCCGCTCTGCGCCTTCGTATGCCAGCCTACGAGACGGTCCTCACGGAGCTGGCGGGTGTCTCGCTCGACAACCTCTCGGAGGGTGAGGCGGTGCCACTCCACGCGATGGATAGTGTGCAGGTGCGAGGCTACGTGGCGAGCAGTCAGGGGGTTGTGCAGGGTGACTTCACGGGCCGGCTCTTTGTGACGGTCTTTGATGCTAAGGCTCAGGTCAAGACGCACATTGATAATGCGCCTGGCAAGGACCCTGACGAGATACGGACCTTCGAGGATTACTCGGGAATGCTCTATGCGGGTATCGCTGAGGTAAAAGAGGGACACTTTGACTTCTCTTTTATAGTCCCTAAAGACCTTCCTTATAGTGGGGGCAATGGTAAGATCAATCTCTATGCTTACAGTGACGCGAAGGGTAGCGAGCCATACGAAGCGATGGGCGTGAGCCATGCGATCTGTGTCAAGCCTGGAGTGGGTGAGCACAGTGTGGTCGATACGATACCGCCAGAGATACGGGAGCTATACCTAGGTCATCCAAACTTCTCGATGGAGAATCCGATCGGCTCGACACCACTCTTCGTTGCTACGCTGGCTGATGCTTCGGGGATCAACCTTTCGGGAACGGGAGTAGGACACAATATGACGCTGGTTGTGGATGGTCGTGAGGATTTGACCTTTAACCTCAATAGCAGCTACACTGCCTCTGAGATGGAGGCGGGTGTGGGACGGGTGCTTTACCTGCTGCCTGAGCTACCTGATGGTGACCATACTGCGACTTTTACGGTATGGGACGTGTGCAACAATGTGACGGTGCGTAGCTTTGCCTTCCGTGTCCGTGCTGGTCAAGCACCGACGGTCGTCGAGAGCCGTGCTCGTCCTGGGGTTTTGACGGCTGATGATCCGCTGATCGTGGAGGTGTACAACAACGCGCCAGGCGTGGAGGTCGATGTGACTATCGAGCTGTACGACTATCGTGGTGCGCTCGTTGCGCTCTCGCCACAGATGGTGGCTCGCTCTGTCTACGACACGCCTGCTCTGATACGCTGGGAGCCTAAGCTACAGTCGGGTGGCGCCTTGTTGCCGGGACTTTACATCTACCGCTTGCGGATGACGCAGGGTGACTCGGCACCGGCCTATACTTCGGGCAAGATCGTGGTTCGTTAA
- a CDS encoding sulfite exporter TauE/SafE family protein yields MQADLLALVTSSTPFVAVVVMALLVAINPCPLATVVSSLLFLTGRQTSRRQGWWIATLYALGRALLYFSLGLLSAWLLRTSIQTLQIQEQILYGLEHWLGPLIILLGVLLWLFGRHDHHDHHDHEGHHHEAEQTHPAEDPDHEQRHSLERQGAWSWRVLWLGFSSALFFCPATGLIYFGMLVPMTAQAEGAVGLLYLGLFALLTASVAYPVYGLIRMGMSRLARFAGGMQRWRKWLNVGVSLLFIVMGIVITLVHILHGHDSVALVGSL; encoded by the coding sequence ATGCAGGCTGATCTCTTAGCACTGGTTACTAGCTCGACGCCTTTCGTGGCGGTGGTGGTTATGGCACTCCTCGTGGCGATCAATCCTTGTCCACTGGCGACGGTGGTCTCCTCGCTACTCTTCTTGACGGGACGGCAGACGAGTAGACGGCAGGGGTGGTGGATCGCTACGCTCTATGCGCTGGGACGAGCGCTGCTCTACTTCTCGCTGGGGTTGCTCTCGGCCTGGCTCTTGCGTACGAGCATTCAGACGCTCCAGATACAGGAACAAATTCTGTATGGCTTGGAGCACTGGCTCGGGCCGCTGATTATCCTACTGGGAGTCCTGCTCTGGCTGTTCGGCCGTCACGACCATCACGATCATCACGATCACGAGGGGCATCATCATGAGGCGGAGCAGACGCACCCAGCGGAGGATCCTGATCATGAGCAGAGGCATTCGCTAGAGCGGCAGGGAGCGTGGAGCTGGCGAGTCCTCTGGTTGGGCTTTAGCTCGGCTCTCTTCTTCTGCCCCGCTACGGGACTGATATACTTCGGTATGCTGGTGCCTATGACTGCTCAGGCAGAAGGTGCTGTGGGGCTGCTCTATCTGGGACTCTTTGCGCTCCTGACAGCTAGTGTTGCTTATCCTGTCTATGGTCTGATACGGATGGGGATGAGTCGCTTAGCGCGTTTCGCTGGCGGCATGCAGCGGTGGCGCAAGTGGCTCAATGTGGGGGTGTCGCTTCTTTTCATTGTGATGGGCATTGTGATTACGCTCGTTCACATTCTGCATGGTCACGACTCGGTAGCACTGGTCGGATCTTTGTAG
- a CDS encoding exonuclease, producing the protein MTWVDLLLLLILAGGITTFGRKRLRKHNPVYKGVERDFASHCALSIEESPLLQLSTAPEGATPRYLVVDTETVCYLHDTLDETQLSAIDTPLLASLSWLLLDDELRVVRSEDHLLLSGVPITSEATDYHQLTTEFVAGHGEPPQAVLELFLRDLETTQMIVGHSLAFHLAVLAHDLQHYQLSSEDLWAKRRFCTMRQGINYLISHYQADPLQTRISLETLYSKLLWGREGLEILYQLKSRHDVILATHCFIKLYKDPTSATES; encoded by the coding sequence ATGACTTGGGTTGACCTCCTGCTCTTACTGATCTTAGCTGGCGGCATCACCACCTTCGGCCGTAAGCGACTGCGCAAGCACAACCCAGTCTACAAAGGCGTAGAGCGCGACTTCGCCTCGCATTGTGCGCTCAGCATCGAGGAGTCACCGCTCCTGCAGCTCAGCACAGCACCCGAGGGTGCCACGCCCCGCTACCTAGTGGTAGACACCGAGACCGTATGCTATCTGCACGATACGCTCGATGAGACACAGCTCTCCGCCATCGACACACCGCTCCTAGCGAGTCTCTCGTGGCTCCTCCTAGACGACGAGCTACGCGTCGTGCGCAGCGAAGACCATCTACTACTCAGTGGCGTGCCGATCACGAGCGAAGCGACCGACTACCACCAGCTGACGACCGAGTTTGTCGCGGGGCATGGCGAGCCACCCCAAGCGGTGCTAGAGCTATTCCTCAGAGACCTAGAGACTACGCAGATGATCGTAGGGCATAGTCTCGCCTTCCACCTAGCTGTCCTAGCACACGACCTGCAGCACTACCAGTTGTCCAGTGAGGACCTCTGGGCCAAGCGACGCTTCTGCACCATGCGCCAAGGCATCAATTACCTTATCTCGCACTACCAAGCCGATCCTCTGCAGACACGCATCAGTCTAGAGACGCTTTACAGCAAGCTTCTGTGGGGCCGAGAGGGGCTAGAGATCCTTTACCAGCTCAAGTCCCGACACGACGTGATCCTCGCCACGCACTGCTTCATCAAGCTCTACAAAGATCCGACCAGTGCTACCGAGTCGTGA
- a CDS encoding bifunctional metallophosphatase/5'-nucleotidase: MIKLQYRTLLYCLATLLLLGSFASCKKAERETHTLRILHTTDVHGNILGYDFVQDSCTPSGLARVSTYVAQVRKEYPTSTLLFDGGDVLQGNAAVYYSNFVDTVRTHFVSDAMTLLGYDAAVVGNHDLEATPSVYHRWQRDMATPLLAANIIHSDGPLKGKPYYSPYSVHTVDGVKVAVLGLITPSVPEWIPQSSYEGMTFADPIATAHEWIPTIQEHVHPDLLIVLMHSGLGDGQGKEDVALQMARTVSGIDLILYGHDHQANQTTVQSPSGSPVLLINPGSHARNVADVTVSITKQGDKVVDKKIQGEIVPMADVSVDSAFVSYFSDFADTVRSFIAEPITQLTEPLVGVDALFGPSAYISLLHQLQLDLSEADISFSAPHRLSLSQRADTLRVRNFFDIYPYENYLYKLRLSGQEILGYLEYSYGLWCGPDANTGEHLLYLKDQADEQRFPTVNPTFNFSAAAGIDYTVDLRKAQGERISIKQLSDGRPFSPDSVYTVAVNSYRAIGGGGHLTQGAGLSPEELRQRIVWVSPHDLRYHLIEWAKVHQPLTPPRYSNWAFIPKEQAAPAIARDRRIIEGSLNK; the protein is encoded by the coding sequence ATGATCAAACTTCAGTATCGCACCCTACTCTATTGTCTCGCTACGCTCCTCCTGCTGGGGAGCTTTGCTAGTTGCAAGAAGGCGGAGCGGGAGACGCACACGCTACGTATCCTACATACGACCGATGTACATGGCAACATACTGGGCTACGACTTTGTCCAAGATAGCTGCACGCCTAGCGGACTAGCGCGGGTATCTACTTATGTGGCTCAAGTGAGGAAGGAGTACCCAACGAGCACGTTGCTCTTCGACGGAGGCGATGTGCTACAAGGTAATGCGGCAGTTTACTACTCCAACTTTGTCGACACAGTGCGCACGCACTTCGTCTCTGACGCTATGACGCTACTGGGCTACGACGCAGCCGTCGTGGGGAACCATGACCTAGAGGCTACGCCGAGTGTCTACCACCGCTGGCAACGCGACATGGCGACACCGCTACTGGCCGCCAACATCATACACAGCGACGGACCCCTCAAGGGCAAGCCTTACTACTCGCCTTACAGCGTCCACACGGTCGACGGGGTCAAGGTAGCCGTTCTCGGGCTGATTACTCCATCCGTGCCAGAGTGGATTCCCCAGTCCTCTTACGAGGGGATGACCTTTGCCGACCCGATCGCCACCGCACATGAGTGGATCCCTACGATCCAAGAGCATGTCCATCCCGACCTGCTCATAGTCCTGATGCACTCGGGGCTAGGCGATGGACAGGGAAAGGAGGACGTTGCCCTCCAGATGGCTCGTACGGTCTCTGGCATTGACCTGATCCTCTACGGACACGATCATCAGGCTAATCAGACGACCGTGCAGAGTCCGTCAGGCTCTCCCGTCCTGCTGATCAATCCTGGGAGCCATGCGAGAAACGTGGCGGACGTAACCGTCTCCATCACCAAGCAAGGTGACAAAGTGGTCGACAAAAAGATCCAGGGAGAGATAGTCCCCATGGCAGACGTATCGGTAGACTCCGCTTTCGTCAGCTACTTCTCAGACTTTGCGGACACGGTGCGCAGCTTTATCGCAGAGCCGATCACACAGCTCACAGAGCCTCTAGTAGGCGTGGACGCGCTCTTCGGACCTTCTGCTTATATCTCCCTACTTCACCAGCTACAGCTAGACTTGAGCGAGGCAGACATCTCCTTCTCCGCACCTCATCGTCTCTCCTTGTCTCAGCGAGCTGACACGCTACGGGTACGAAACTTCTTCGACATCTACCCTTATGAGAACTATCTCTACAAGCTGCGACTCTCTGGGCAAGAGATACTGGGCTACCTAGAGTACTCTTACGGCTTGTGGTGCGGTCCCGATGCCAACACGGGCGAGCATCTGCTCTATCTGAAGGATCAAGCTGACGAACAACGCTTCCCGACGGTCAATCCGACCTTTAACTTCAGCGCAGCGGCGGGCATAGACTACACGGTGGATCTGCGCAAAGCTCAAGGCGAGCGGATCTCTATCAAGCAGCTGTCTGACGGACGACCCTTCTCTCCCGATAGCGTCTACACGGTGGCGGTCAACTCTTACCGAGCTATCGGTGGTGGTGGCCACCTGACGCAAGGTGCTGGTCTTTCGCCCGAAGAGTTGCGCCAACGCATCGTCTGGGTTTCGCCTCACGACCTGCGCTATCACCTCATCGAGTGGGCCAAAGTTCACCAGCCGCTCACGCCGCCTCGCTACAGCAACTGGGCCTTCATCCCTAAGGAGCAAGCTGCGCCAGCTATCGCACGCGATCGTCGCATCATCGAGGGGAGCCTTAATAAGTAA